The proteins below come from a single Ptychodera flava strain L36383 chromosome 6, AS_Pfla_20210202, whole genome shotgun sequence genomic window:
- the LOC139135736 gene encoding U6 snRNA-associated Sm-like protein LSm3: protein MADDQEQVPSNAVEEPLDLIRLSLDERIYVKMRNDRELRGRLHAYDQHLNMILGDVEETVTTVEIDEETYEEIYRSTKRNIPMLFVRGDGVILVSPPLRGAAM from the exons ATGGCGGACGACCAAGAACAG GTACCATCGAATGCTGTAGAAGAACCTCTTGATTTGATAAGGCTTAGTTTAGATGAACGAATTTATGTTAAAATGAGAAATGACAGAGAGCTTCGAGGCAGACTACAT GCATATGATCAACATTTAAATATGATTCTTGGAGATGTAGAAGAGACTGTGACAACTGTTGAAATAGATGAAGAAACGTATGAAGAAATATACAGG TCAACAAAAAGAAACATTCCAATGTTGTTTGTCAGAGGAGATGGTGTTATTCTAGTGTCCCCTCCACTACGAGGAGCTGCCATGTAA
- the LOC139135737 gene encoding uncharacterized protein has translation MGSALSYLSGFLDSPSKESGAFAAFDLWVQLFTVLIPMAMAIGVFATEVFVDKVTVCLPPSNFTADSSAAFINAHCSTKDNNRDFPFIIYHEILPAILTIQALMAHQSLLYWHYRGLERMKADVHSITASCKSLYDCTLETWAALMKCLRARKQRGSKIKQSVMAMIEDVMEEEGGTLASKLDDLRIHLKTIQVVVDKYGGFLISKTHITMRQCLYSALILGILLQTAQIATCWLSGGILQAYFDCPFLQYDIPCAKHMEIVLEIMMCLNLLLCLLLPMVATLCHDHSVIWRRKRHIKYIYQIIPLIEKPPSFDENCLGSDLHFLSLYCGRSFHSMETLGTVMKKLHPCPTVIACPNFKEVLIHLLRDERETL, from the exons ATGGGTTCAGCGTTGTCGTACTTGTCAGGTTTCTTGGACAGTCCGAGCAAGGAGTCTGGCGCGTTCGCTGCTTTTGATTTGTGGGTCCAACTGTTCACAGTATTGATACCGATGGCTATGGCTATTGGTGTCTTTGCAACGGAAGTTTTCG TTGACAAAGTGACAGTTTGTCTCCCTCCAAGTAATTTCACAGCTGATTCATCGGCAGCCTTCATTAACGCCCACTGTTCGACCAAAGATAATAACAGAGACTTTCCCTTCATTATCTATCATGAGATTCTACCTGCTATACTGACCATCCAAGCACTGATGGCGCACCAGTCGCTCCTCTACTGGCACTACCGTGGCTTGGAACGCATGAAGGCAGATGTACATAGCATCACGGCTAGTTGCAAAAGTTTATATGATTGTACCCTGGAAACGTGGGCAGCGTTGATGAAATGCCTTCGCGCTCGGAAACAGCGAGGATCAAAAATTAAGCAGAGCGTCATGGCAATGATAGAGGATGTAATGGAGGAGGAAGGTGGGACACTAGCCTCAAAATTAGATGACCTCAGAATTCATCTCAAGACTATTCAAGTCGTTGTGGACAAGTACGGAGGGTTTTTAATCTCTAAGACCCATATCACGATGAGACAGTGCTTGTATTCGGCGCTGATCCTCGGTATTCTGTTGCAAACAGCGCAGATTGCAACTTGCTGGCTCTCAGGCGGAATCCTACAGGCGTATTTCGACTGCCCCTTTCTGCAATACGACATTCCGTGCGCAAAACACATGGAAATTGTCCTGGAGATTATGATGTGTCTGAATCTCTTGCTGTGCCTGCTGTTGCCAATGGTCGCCACTCTGTGCCACGATCACTCTGTCATATGGCGTCGCAAAAGacacataaagtatatttaccAGATTATTCCGCTCATCGAGAAACCACCAAGTTTCGACGAAAATTGTCTCGGGAGTGACTTGCATTTCCTCTCGCTGTATTGCGGTCGTTCTTTCCATTCGATGGAAACTCTCGGTACAGTGATGAAGAAACTGCACCCGTGTCCAACAGTGATTGCCtgtccaaatttcaaagaagtaCTGATACATTTGCTGCGAGATGAACGAGAAACGTTATAA
- the LOC139135735 gene encoding DNA repair protein complementing XP-C cells-like has translation MAKRKGSRSCNSREANEPPAKRSKQAERGKMKKDFKRNVTENNTGVRNKASVKTVSSKRNTRTRKVTKCSSEHSPPKPNVESIPALIGSPDDSGNDDVDGDMADFTKLSSAKIHGGRDSKSAHTRRRGEERSADVQVSVKRLSPDLQQTETNRSKKEPKKGKISQKADEKGTVKKRQKRGSGVGKKIGPNAGESEHAIQSQVRSLDIQSPDAHHKDKLPGRDLENDVTMTTDDRPDGASSDDSESEWEEVEEIPAEQVSPKKSQVTPDSVEITVDLPNALRMKRKRKKKEFDFMAYFQRQINRYNKEQRIEMHMVHLLCLLANGFYRNTCCNDNSLKAMALSVIPNDILKKAVRQYDVATLTRVVKWFKSTFEISAEVEGSGNVSVDVQLMERFETNMVSSEEELVHIFVVILRVLKLDVRLVISLQPMAYKQLTSQSKGPAKRRSSKKNKSEESESSPVSDKASDAKGDERSKAKKACERMKSGKKRAKKSDEASTSRQSLDQSVQDSPVRKRVLRPKNDRKRHCDSKAAPIIDIDSDDEDLSEEDKYIASSESESDWSEQQERTKPVRTPKQRQRHVTGQGSSGKGQKSKTKKRDSTDSSFVELSSDSDFEVEVVAMATGPRRSAEKKKQRKRIISSDSEKSVEIVKTKNIKDREGSDQWIEVYLPSDEKWVCVDCVRNSVNHPEHCEKYATQPLNYVLAFDNDNTVKDVTCRYASKWMSHTRKQRVDDEWWEETLSPYQPCDTDRNESEDMALQAQLQQQPLPTSIAEYKNHPLYALRRHLLKFEAFYPENPATLGFCRGEPVYARECVHTLHTRETWLKEGRVVRLGEDPYKMVKARPKPRKSYKDLDKPEESQVPVFGRWQTEEYISPPAVDGKVPRNEHGNVEMYLPRMLPKGTVHLQIPGLNRVARKLDIDCAPAMVGWDFHSGFSHPQFDGFIVCEEYKETLLDAWEHEQQEIERKAREKREKRVMQHWKLLIKGLLIRERLKRRFQTDEHDGKSTSDGAEDGEVARDVAMSWPLNKQAARKKTLKKKEEPSSSHLFPFEKL, from the exons ATGGCGAAACGGAAAGGAAGTCGTTCCTGCAACTCTAGAGAAGCAAACGAGCCACCTGCAAAGAGATCAAAACAGGCTG AAAGGGGAAAAATGAAGAAAGATTTCAAGAGAAATGTCACGGAAAACAACACTGGAGTGAGAAACAAAGCCAGCGTCAAAACTGTGTCATCCAAGAGAAACACAAGAACAAGAAAAGTTACTAAATGTTCTTCTGAACATAGCCCTCCCAAACCTAATGTGGAAAGTATTCCAGCATTGATAGGATCACCAGATGATAGTGgtaatgatgatgttgatggtgATATGGCTGATTTTACCAAGCTTTCGTCAGCGAAAATACATGGAGGAAGAGATTCTAAAAGTGCACATACAAGGAGAAGAGGGGAAGAACGCAGTGCTGATGTCCAAGTTAGTGTAAAGAGATTGTCACCTGATTTACAGCAAACAGAGACTAACAGGAGTAAGAAAGAACCGAAAAAGGGTAAAATTAGTCAAAAAGCTGATGAAAAGGGAACTGTTAAAAAGAGGCAGAAGAGGGGAAGTGgtgtgggaaaaaaaattggtCCTAATGCAGGTGAAAGTGAACATGCCATTCAAAGTCAGGTGAGAAGTCTTGATATCCAGTCACCTGATGCTCATCATAAAGATAAGCTACCAGGTAGAGATCTTGAAAATGATGTAACCATGACAACTGATGACAGGCCTGATGGAGCGTCATCTGATGACAGTGAATCTGAATGGGAGGAAGTGGAAG AAATACCAGCAGAGCAAGTCAGCCCTAAGAAGTCACAAGTAACTCCAGATTCAGTTGAGATTACAGTGGACCTACCAAATGCCCTGCGAATGAAAAGGAAAAG aaagaaaaaagaatttgATTTCATGGCATACTTCCAACGCCAGATCAACAGATACAACAAAGAACAAAGGATTGAAATGCATATG GTTCATCTTCTGTGTCTGCTAGCAAATGGTTTTTACAGGAACACCTGTTGTAATGATAATTCTTTGAAAGCAATGGCACTGTCAGTTATTCCAAATGACATTCTTAAGAAGGCAGTCCGTCAGTATGATGTTGCAACTCTGACAAGAGTTGTGAAATG GTTCAAATCAACATTTGAAATAAGCGCTGAAGTTGAAGGATCAGGAAATGTAAGTGTGGATGTCCAACTGATGGAGAGGTTTGAAACAAACATGGTGTCATCAGAGGAAGAACTTGTTCAT ATATTTGTGGTCATTTTGAGAGTGTTAAAGCTTGATGTCAGACTTGTCATATCTTTACAACCCATGGCATACAAGCAGCTGACATCACAG AGTAAAGGCCCTGCAAAGAGACGGtcatcaaagaaaaacaaatcagAAGAAAGTGAGTCATCTCCAGTGAGTGACAAAGCTAGTGATGCCAAGGGAGATGAGAGAAGCAAAGCAAAGAAAGCATGTGAGAGGATGAAAAGTGGAAAGAAAAGAGCAAAGAAAAGTGATGAGGCAAGCACCAGTAGACAGTCTCTCGATCAAAGTGTTCAAGACAGCCCTGTAAGGAAAAGAGTTTTGAGACCAAAGAATGACAGAAAGCGACATTGTGATTCCAAAGCTGCCCCAatcattgacattgacagtgATGATGAGGACCTTTCTGAAGAAGACAAATACATTGCAAGTTCAGAGAGTGAGAGTGATTGGTCAGAGCAACAAGAGAGAACCAAGCCTGTCAGAACACCCAAGCAGAGGCAGAGGCATGTGACGGGTCAGGGGTCAAGTGGCAAGGGTCAGAAGTCAAAGACAAAGAAAAGGGATTCTACAGATAGTAGTTTTGTTGAACTGTCTTCTGATAGTGATTTTGAAGTTGAAGTTGTTGCCATGGCTACAGGACCACGGAGAAGTGCTGAAAAGAAGAAACAAAGGAAGAGAATTATCTCCTCAGATTCAGAGAAGAGTGTCGAAATTGTgaaaaccaaaaatatcaaagatagAGAAG GTTCTGACCAATGGATCGAAGTATACCTGCCATCAGATGAGAAATGGGTTTGCGTTGACTGTGTTAGGAATTCTGTCAATCATCCAGAACACTGTGAGAAATATGCAACACAACCTCTGAATTATGTCCTGGCATTTGACAATG ATAACACTGTGAAAGATGTAACATGTCGCTATGCGTCCAAGTGGATGTCACATACCAGGAAACAGCGAGTGGATGATGAGTGGTGGGAGGAGACCCTGAGTCCGTACCAGCCATGTGACACTGACAGAAATGAATCAGAAGATATGGCATTACAAG CACAATTACAGCAACAACCACTGCCAACTAGTATAGCAGAGTACAAAAACCATCCCCT GTATGCTCTAAGGAGGCACCTACTGAAATTTGAAGCATTCTATCCGGAGAATCCAGCAACATTAGGATTTTGCCGAGGAGAACCTGTCTATGCAAGGGAATGTGTTCACACA TTACACACACGTGAGACTTGGTTGAAAGAAGGTCGTGTTGTCAGGTTGGGTGAAGATCCCTACAAAATGGTGAAAGCCAGACCAAAACCAAGAAAG AGTTACAAAGATTTGGACAAACCAGAAGAATCACAAGTCCCTGTGTTTGGAAGATGGCAAACTGAAGAGTACATTTCGCCACCAGCAGTGGATGGCAAAGTGCCAAGAAATGAACATGGAAATGTAGAAATGTACTTACCAAGAATGCTACCAAAAGGAACTGTGCATTTACAGA TTCCTGGCTTGAACCGTGTTGCCAGAAAGCTGGACATTGACTGTGCACCTGCGATGGTTGGTTGGGACTTTCATAGTGGCTTCTCCCATCCTCA ATTTGATGGTTTTATTGTGTGTGAAGAATACAAGGAAACATTGCTTGATGCATGGGAGCATGAACAGCAAGAAATTGAAAGGAAAGCCAGAGAG AAAAGAGAGAAGAGAGTGATGCAACACTGGAAGCTACTCATCAAAGGATTGCTGATCAGAGAGAGACTGAAACGCAGATTTCAAACTGATGAGCATGATGGGAAATCAACAAGTGATGGAGCAGAGGATGGGGAGGTTGCCAGGGATGTGGCAATGTCATGGCCGCTCAACAAACAAGCTGCACGTAAGAAAAccttgaagaaaaaagaagaacCCAGTTCAAGTCATTTGTTCCCATTTGAAAAGTTGTAA